In one Corallococcus sp. EGB genomic region, the following are encoded:
- a CDS encoding serine/threonine-protein kinase produces MSSPRYQSLGPLLAGEGSRAFLGLALEEGATPRPVVLIWAPPEIAQNPELVARLERETNRAIVFDHPNILRVHGLEKLDGGLARVTEFADGEPLRRVLEANPRMTPGFAALVVADAAMGLHYAHVAGNDDGSPLVHGDIRPETLMVSFSGYTKVTGYGALSVAPRERGGKRVKNRRAYTSPEQLLGGREAVNVQSDVFLLGLTLHECLTGKMPFKESADPDKAVLNRALPPMPADVPLKLDAVVRRATTKRALERYPSALAFREALVEAVGKLPSHEEFAGHLAKLFPPEAEARAARRATIEKGIAEALAKAGMPAPQIAELIANGAGLSEPVKSKVPELASAESSKPAPVPVAPQASAPAQAPVAPASAPVQASQAASPAAPRSAQAATAARSAPVASSTQSAAASTPSPATPSATAQAETPSPAPTETRPAGPIFGGAASPTAQVEAAQKPSRAWIPFVVGGLVLTLGAGAVIIQRQLQGTMTVETFDAGLPAMVVAEPFDAGTEDAGVDAGVDAGPTMGILDLTVEPRVEVTLNNALLGRTPLSASLPPGKHLLTFTNGALGISVSRTVTVAPTGRSAYQFFLNKAFINVRGPAGANVSVDGKPVGVVPVEELDVYEGYHRLNVNVGPSHWQKTFTIEPGQRVNFDVDFQEPQQAAEE; encoded by the coding sequence ATGAGTTCGCCTCGCTATCAGTCACTCGGCCCCCTCCTCGCCGGAGAGGGCTCGCGTGCCTTCCTTGGACTGGCGCTGGAGGAAGGCGCCACGCCCCGCCCCGTGGTGCTCATCTGGGCACCGCCTGAGATTGCCCAGAACCCGGAGCTGGTGGCGCGCCTGGAGCGCGAGACGAACCGCGCCATCGTCTTCGACCATCCGAACATCCTGCGCGTTCACGGCCTGGAGAAGCTGGACGGGGGCCTGGCGCGCGTCACCGAGTTCGCGGACGGTGAGCCGCTGCGGCGCGTGCTGGAGGCGAACCCGCGCATGACGCCGGGCTTCGCGGCGCTGGTGGTGGCGGACGCGGCCATGGGGCTGCACTACGCGCACGTGGCGGGCAACGACGACGGCTCGCCGCTGGTGCACGGCGACATCCGGCCCGAGACGCTGATGGTGTCCTTCAGCGGCTACACGAAGGTGACAGGCTACGGCGCGCTCTCCGTGGCCCCGCGCGAGCGCGGCGGCAAGCGCGTGAAGAACCGCCGCGCGTACACGTCCCCGGAGCAGCTCCTGGGCGGGCGTGAGGCGGTCAACGTGCAGTCGGACGTGTTCCTGCTGGGGCTCACGCTGCACGAGTGCCTCACGGGGAAGATGCCTTTCAAGGAGTCGGCGGATCCGGACAAGGCGGTGCTCAACCGCGCCCTGCCCCCGATGCCGGCGGACGTGCCGCTGAAGCTGGATGCCGTCGTGCGCCGCGCGACGACGAAGCGCGCGTTGGAGCGCTATCCGTCGGCGCTCGCGTTCCGCGAGGCGCTGGTGGAGGCGGTCGGCAAGCTGCCGTCGCACGAGGAGTTCGCCGGGCACCTGGCGAAGCTGTTCCCGCCGGAGGCCGAGGCGCGCGCGGCGCGGCGGGCGACGATTGAGAAGGGCATCGCGGAGGCGCTGGCGAAGGCGGGCATGCCCGCGCCGCAGATCGCGGAGCTCATCGCGAACGGCGCGGGGCTCTCTGAGCCCGTGAAGAGCAAGGTGCCGGAGCTTGCTTCAGCGGAGAGCAGCAAGCCGGCGCCCGTGCCGGTCGCACCGCAGGCGTCCGCCCCCGCGCAGGCTCCGGTGGCGCCGGCCTCCGCGCCCGTGCAGGCCTCGCAGGCCGCGTCCCCCGCTGCGCCGCGGAGCGCGCAGGCTGCGACGGCCGCGCGGAGCGCACCTGTCGCGTCGTCCACGCAGAGCGCTGCCGCGAGCACCCCGAGCCCCGCCACGCCCAGCGCCACGGCCCAGGCTGAAACGCCCTCCCCCGCCCCCACGGAGACGCGGCCCGCGGGTCCCATCTTCGGCGGCGCGGCGAGCCCCACGGCGCAGGTGGAGGCCGCGCAGAAGCCGTCGCGCGCCTGGATCCCGTTCGTGGTGGGCGGTCTCGTGCTGACGCTCGGCGCGGGAGCGGTGATCATCCAGCGCCAGCTCCAGGGCACGATGACGGTGGAGACGTTCGACGCGGGCCTGCCGGCCATGGTGGTGGCCGAGCCCTTCGACGCGGGCACCGAGGACGCGGGCGTGGACGCCGGTGTGGACGCGGGCCCGACGATGGGCATCCTGGACCTCACCGTGGAGCCCCGCGTGGAGGTCACGCTCAACAACGCGCTGCTGGGCCGCACGCCGCTGTCCGCGTCGCTGCCGCCGGGCAAGCACCTGCTGACCTTCACCAACGGCGCGCTCGGCATCTCCGTGTCGCGCACGGTGACGGTGGCCCCCACGGGCCGCTCGGCCTACCAGTTCTTCCTCAACAAGGCCTTCATCAACGTGCGCGGCCCGGCCGGCGCCAACGTCTCCGTCGACGGCAAGCCCGTGGGCGTCGTTCCGGTGGAGGAGCTGGACGTCTACGAGGGCTACCACCGCCTCAACGTCAACGTGGGCCCCTCGCACTGGCAGAAGACCTTCACCATCGAGCCCGGCCAGCGCGTCAACTTCGACGTGGACTTCCAGGAGCCCCAGCAGGCCGCGGAGGAGTAG